The DNA region ATTTCAATTGCTTCTTCTCGATGCATTGGAGGGATGACGAATCTATCGTCAAAGGTGCAGAGAGAAGTTAATTTATAAATCGCTTCTGCTTCTTCTTTCGTACAGTCAGCTTCAGTTAACATTTTTTCTGCAACGCTCAATGGAATATCACCAACAGTTAGCGCTCTTCGATAAGTTCGTACTGCTTTTTGTTTCTTAAGTGCATACAAAACTTTTCCTTGATGACCAGCTCCAAATAAATTCCCTAAAAATTGAAGAGGAACTCTCGATTCTTCAATGTCATGGAAGAAATTATCTGATACACTTTGAACTTTATCATCGTTTTTATTTGCCATGACTGGAGACATTGGCGGAACATAGAATAACATTGGGAGGGTTCTAAATTCAATATGAGGCGGGAGTGCTATTTTCCACTCTTTAACGAATTTATAGATTGGAGA from Ignavibacteria bacterium includes:
- the narH gene encoding nitrate reductase subunit beta (with NarGJI catalyzes the reduction of nitrate; the beta subunit is an iron sulfur cluster containing electron transfer subunit; one of 3 nitrate reductases in E. coli and in E. coli is expressed when nitrate levels are high), with the protein product SPIYKFVKEWKIALPPHIEFRTLPMLFYVPPMSPVMANKNDDKVQSVSDNFFHDIEESRVPLQFLGNLFGAGHQGKVLYALKKQKAVRTYRRALTVGDIPLSVAEKMLTEADCTKEEAEAIYKLTSLCTFDDRFVIPPMHREEAIEMMKDPHEHKQAVGFGFVEKPERGL